In one Parabacteroides sp. FAFU027 genomic region, the following are encoded:
- a CDS encoding signal peptidase I encodes MKTELAHEELVGIADSLLQEGRTVSFTMAGYSMYPTLKPGDVGLVKKCAPEDLYTGDIIVFRTAQKLVAHRLVKIVEKKNTHFYIAKGDNNRHTDTPFREEALIGKVESFTRNGKKRRLDSLTVILQGLFSGYLPGLVLPVNRFRIRLGLLFIHYSTSFHTLRHNLRLVSTHSRKMIFINTLLALLQGIIPLGMIYCIKLLIDFLSKTTQSEGVNRQLLLLLALTAFLFMGNALLNGIKSYFSEKLNHSVSRWIYELLHSKHETLELSHYENPEEQNKMHRAIQQAGFRPVKLINESISVAKSLVAVLVMLGMFSMIRWYLILPLVLVVIPGVLVRLKTSARFYKLKQEQSAPEREMYYFNRVLTGFPFAKEMRLFGFAPFFRSRFNKVQEQLFDQKATLLRSELKLDFIAQISSAVMIFLMLGFVAYLKLHGEISLGIVVLFFFLFQRGFTVINDLFRSLTLMLEDNSYLDDFVSFVEMKDSGKDKKRRQIPLLERGIAVEQVSFRYETSHREALDNVSLTIPAGKTVAFVGGNGSGKTTMIKLLCGFYQPQSGRILYDDTDLSGQSPESVCHQVTAVFQDFALYNISAAENIGLGRLAFDFNPDKVTEAAQLAGVSDVLEHLPKGYNTMLGNLFEGGEELSIGQWQKMAIARAFYRDSPVLFMDEPSSALDVESEALILQKLKQLSRQKTVVIVSHRLSTVQWADIIYHFEEGRIVEAGSHAELMAMQGRYWQFVNKEFSE; translated from the coding sequence ATGAAGACTGAATTGGCACACGAGGAACTGGTTGGAATCGCTGATTCCCTGCTGCAGGAAGGGCGTACCGTTTCGTTTACGATGGCAGGGTACAGCATGTATCCGACCCTGAAACCGGGTGATGTTGGTTTGGTCAAAAAGTGCGCCCCGGAAGATTTGTACACGGGCGATATCATCGTCTTTCGTACCGCACAAAAGCTGGTTGCCCATCGCTTAGTCAAAATCGTTGAGAAAAAGAATACCCATTTTTATATAGCTAAAGGGGATAATAACCGCCACACCGATACTCCTTTCAGGGAGGAGGCGTTGATTGGGAAAGTGGAATCCTTTACCCGAAACGGGAAGAAACGCCGGCTGGATAGCCTGACGGTGATTCTTCAGGGGTTGTTTTCGGGGTATTTGCCCGGACTGGTGTTGCCTGTTAACCGGTTTCGAATCCGGCTGGGGCTGTTGTTTATCCATTACTCTACCTCATTTCATACGTTGAGGCACAATTTGCGGCTGGTTTCTACCCATTCCCGCAAAATGATTTTCATCAATACCCTATTGGCGCTGTTGCAGGGGATTATACCGCTCGGTATGATTTATTGCATCAAGCTGTTGATTGACTTTTTGTCAAAAACGACCCAATCAGAGGGTGTGAATCGCCAATTGTTGCTTTTGCTGGCGCTGACCGCATTTTTGTTTATGGGAAATGCACTGCTGAACGGCATCAAAAGCTATTTCTCCGAAAAGCTAAACCATTCGGTCTCCCGCTGGATATACGAATTACTCCATTCGAAGCATGAGACGCTGGAGCTTTCCCATTATGAAAATCCTGAGGAGCAAAATAAGATGCACCGCGCCATTCAGCAAGCCGGATTTCGTCCTGTGAAGCTCATCAACGAATCTATCTCGGTGGCCAAATCACTGGTGGCTGTGCTCGTGATGCTGGGGATGTTTTCGATGATTCGCTGGTACCTGATTCTGCCGTTGGTCTTGGTTGTTATTCCGGGCGTATTGGTGCGGTTGAAGACATCGGCCCGTTTTTACAAACTCAAGCAGGAGCAGAGTGCGCCCGAACGCGAAATGTATTACTTCAACCGTGTACTGACCGGATTCCCATTTGCCAAGGAGATGCGGTTGTTTGGCTTTGCGCCTTTCTTCCGGAGTCGTTTCAATAAGGTGCAGGAGCAGCTGTTTGACCAGAAGGCGACCCTGCTACGTTCGGAACTGAAACTGGATTTCATTGCTCAGATTTCTTCGGCTGTGATGATTTTCCTGATGCTCGGTTTTGTGGCTTATCTCAAGTTGCATGGTGAGATTAGCCTGGGCATAGTGGTGCTTTTCTTCTTTTTGTTCCAACGCGGATTTACAGTGATAAATGACCTGTTCCGTTCATTGACACTGATGCTCGAAGACAACAGTTACCTCGATGATTTTGTCTCATTTGTGGAAATGAAAGATTCGGGTAAAGATAAAAAGCGCAGGCAAATCCCTCTCCTGGAGCGGGGAATCGCAGTCGAACAGGTGAGTTTCAGGTACGAAACGAGCCATCGGGAAGCGTTGGATAATGTCAGCCTGACCATTCCGGCGGGTAAGACGGTCGCGTTCGTCGGGGGCAATGGCTCGGGTAAAACCACCATGATTAAGTTGCTGTGTGGTTTTTACCAACCCCAATCCGGCCGTATTCTTTACGATGATACCGATTTGAGCGGACAAAGTCCCGAGTCCGTATGCCACCAGGTGACGGCGGTGTTTCAGGATTTTGCCCTTTATAATATTTCGGCTGCCGAAAATATCGGTCTGGGCCGTCTGGCTTTCGATTTTAATCCGGATAAAGTCACCGAAGCGGCTCAACTGGCCGGTGTTTCGGATGTGTTAGAGCATTTGCCCAAAGGTTATAATACCATGCTCGGTAATCTCTTCGAAGGAGGGGAGGAGCTGAGCATCGGCCAATGGCAGAAGATGGCCATCGCGCGTGCCTTTTACCGGGATTCTCCGGTACTCTTTATGGATGAGCCTTCGAGTGCGTTGGATGTGGAATCGGAGGCTTTGATTCTCCAAAAACTGAAACAGCTCTCTCGCCAAAAAACGGTTGTTATCGTCAGCCACCGCCTCTCGACGGTGCAATGGGCCGATATTATCTATCATTTTGAGGAAGGACGTATAGTTGAGGCCGGTTCGCACGCTGAGTTGATGGCTATGCAGGGACGTTACTGGCAGTTTGTCAACAAGGAGTTTTCGGAATAA
- a CDS encoding PqqD family protein encodes MNIERIYKSKSQFVAREVDKELVLVPLTESVAHMNKLFTMNETGRFIWENISEGITVDELEDIVVQEFEIDRETAHKDIEAFLARLEQML; translated from the coding sequence ATGAACATAGAGAGAATATATAAATCGAAATCACAGTTTGTTGCCCGGGAAGTTGATAAAGAGCTTGTCTTGGTTCCCCTGACCGAAAGCGTTGCTCACATGAATAAACTATTTACCATGAATGAGACGGGACGTTTCATCTGGGAAAATATTTCGGAAGGCATCACTGTTGATGAATTGGAGGATATCGTCGTGCAAGAGTTTGAGATTGACCGTGAGACGGCACATAAAGATATCGAAGCTTTTCTTGCCCGTTTAGAACAAATGCTTTAA
- a CDS encoding T9SS type A sorting domain-containing protein, whose product MRKITSLIASAFVLFAGAFSLQAQTDVTATYLTNAGFDNSCNYLTTTTASNLASGSTNNQTINGWTLTASAANTASSTFEYGYAGTLNLSGTTYGFIPSQGYDGATGSGHGALGISAAWSSTITYYQNVTLPAGKYTLEYAAYNSGPAAAAYSKVGWVPSSGTSVISSKTSFTQAAWSTETLTFTVASSTSGKIQIGVGSPNSGSGTVGRIFFDYVKLTLLPVDKTSLKQLKDSATVMYNNPQPVPASSTVYTDLNTTIAAAQVVYDNSSATSEQVLGQEEALKTAITNVYGAILLQSRISTWTSLPYNASSVIVNPSFESDLATGWTNVGSFVRQSNTSFTKKDGTNYVEKWINSGSSLSGLKLSQVIKNLPNGIYLVTASAMATQQTGGTYPGGAFLYANNQQTEVFSTNDYSVTTTVTNNTLEIGYNVVSTGNWVAIDNFRLSYISDGSPYVVLTPGALLFDGVNLSKTFNVSGGNLTSNLSLSAPTGITLNKTSLTPAEVAAGSTVTATFDGTTSITAGSISATTGSVTRTITVNASADAGCFTPLYTNLTNMIANPYMNDLSVYTNSWGATSVVTGSDAYCGYGAGKVTGANGGSITTSNYTWTPGHTYRMKAMINTTGVFQFGFQNTYADGTNATYEQQLTSTDGVWQPVDFTITAGTNATSGFVYFNNWSRTGTLGLIDNWELYDITGVPTSVNSTDVAKSLTVSRIGDQIVLNGTQVGDDVKVYSVNGQLVQTVVALSDATSLNLKSGVYVIKVNDKVLKVVK is encoded by the coding sequence ATGAGGAAAATTACTTCATTAATTGCATCAGCCTTTGTCCTGTTTGCCGGAGCATTCAGTTTGCAGGCTCAAACCGATGTCACAGCAACGTACCTAACCAATGCCGGGTTTGATAATAGCTGTAATTATCTCACAACAACTACGGCAAGTAACCTTGCATCCGGAAGCACAAACAACCAGACAATTAATGGCTGGACATTAACTGCTTCAGCAGCGAACACAGCCTCTTCAACTTTTGAATATGGATACGCCGGAACATTAAATTTGTCTGGTACTACTTATGGCTTTATTCCTTCTCAAGGTTATGATGGTGCTACCGGTAGTGGTCATGGAGCATTGGGTATTTCTGCTGCATGGTCCTCAACTATCACTTATTATCAGAATGTGACTTTACCAGCAGGTAAATATACTCTCGAATATGCAGCATATAATTCAGGCCCTGCTGCTGCAGCTTACAGTAAAGTTGGTTGGGTTCCATCTTCCGGTACATCTGTAATATCCAGTAAGACATCCTTTACCCAGGCTGCCTGGAGTACTGAAACCCTGACCTTTACTGTAGCAAGTTCGACTTCTGGTAAGATTCAGATCGGAGTGGGCTCTCCAAATTCGGGTTCAGGAACTGTTGGACGAATTTTCTTTGATTATGTCAAATTGACTCTTTTGCCGGTTGATAAAACATCACTTAAACAGTTGAAAGATTCAGCGACAGTGATGTATAATAATCCTCAACCAGTGCCTGCTTCATCTACCGTTTATACAGATTTGAATACTACAATCGCAGCTGCTCAAGTGGTTTACGATAATTCAAGTGCAACGTCTGAACAGGTATTAGGCCAGGAGGAGGCTCTGAAAACCGCTATTACAAATGTTTATGGAGCAATTCTATTGCAATCAAGAATTTCTACCTGGACTTCTCTTCCTTATAATGCATCTTCAGTTATTGTAAATCCAAGTTTTGAGTCTGATTTGGCAACCGGATGGACTAATGTCGGTTCATTTGTAAGACAGTCCAATACTTCATTTACTAAAAAAGACGGAACCAATTATGTTGAAAAATGGATAAATTCAGGTAGTTCTTTGTCGGGTTTGAAGCTTTCGCAAGTCATCAAGAATCTGCCGAATGGTATTTATTTGGTAACAGCCTCTGCGATGGCAACACAACAGACTGGAGGAACTTATCCGGGAGGTGCGTTTCTGTATGCAAATAACCAGCAAACAGAGGTGTTCTCAACAAATGATTATTCTGTAACAACTACAGTTACAAATAATACACTTGAGATTGGATATAACGTAGTTTCTACCGGTAACTGGGTGGCAATTGATAACTTCAGATTGTCATATATCAGTGATGGATCTCCTTATGTTGTACTAACTCCGGGTGCGCTGTTGTTTGATGGCGTAAACCTGTCAAAAACATTCAATGTTAGTGGTGGAAACCTGACCAGCAATCTTTCACTAAGTGCTCCGACTGGTATTACACTGAATAAAACTTCATTGACACCCGCAGAAGTGGCTGCTGGCTCAACTGTTACAGCAACTTTTGATGGTACAACTTCTATTACTGCCGGATCTATTTCAGCAACAACAGGATCAGTAACCCGCACAATTACTGTAAATGCTTCAGCGGATGCAGGATGTTTTACTCCGTTATATACTAATTTGACCAATATGATTGCAAATCCGTATATGAATGATTTGTCAGTCTATACAAATTCATGGGGAGCTACATCTGTAGTGACTGGTTCAGATGCATATTGTGGTTACGGTGCTGGTAAAGTAACCGGAGCTAATGGCGGATCAATTACGACTTCAAATTATACCTGGACACCTGGACACACATATCGCATGAAAGCCATGATCAATACAACAGGCGTATTCCAGTTTGGGTTCCAAAATACTTATGCAGATGGTACAAATGCAACCTACGAACAGCAGCTTACAAGTACAGACGGTGTTTGGCAACCTGTAGATTTTACTATTACAGCAGGAACTAATGCAACTTCTGGATTTGTTTACTTCAACAACTGGAGTAGAACAGGTACTTTAGGATTAATTGATAACTGGGAATTGTATGATATTACCGGCGTTCCGACTTCTGTTAATTCAACAGACGTTGCTAAAAGTCTGACTGTTTCAAGAATTGGAGATCAAATAGTTCTTAATGGTACCCAGGTTGGTGATGATGTAAAAGTTTACAGCGTAAACGGTCAATTGGTTCAAACCGTGGTAGCACTTTCAGATGCAACATCATTGAATCTGAAATCAGGCGTTTATGTAATCAAAGTAAATGACAAAGTACTGAAAGTGGTGAAATAA
- a CDS encoding discoidin domain-containing protein: MTFGSYKLTVQNITSATGYVVESGDSKTFAYSGITAVTASGYQSGTTNTPDKTVDFDFNTRWSCDGKGQWIMYDLGDTKLVTSADISFYSGNSRKSYFSINLSSNGTDFTEVYNGQSSGTTTSLENFDFTDQNARYVKIIGGGNNQSTWNSYTEVRINHGTAAGVNDLFNGGKNRLVIYPNPMVGHELTLVLKANETGSVTVQITDVAGKTLISKTRNIEENSIHLSDLNLPSGQYLIKVKANDIVQSGLLIVK; encoded by the coding sequence ATGACTTTTGGATCTTATAAACTTACCGTTCAGAATATAACGAGTGCCACTGGTTATGTAGTCGAAAGCGGAGATTCAAAGACCTTCGCCTATTCGGGGATTACAGCAGTAACAGCCAGTGGATACCAAAGCGGAACCACCAATACTCCGGATAAAACAGTCGATTTTGACTTCAACACCCGTTGGTCGTGCGATGGTAAAGGTCAATGGATCATGTATGATCTTGGAGATACAAAGCTGGTAACCTCCGCCGATATTTCTTTTTATAGCGGGAATTCCCGTAAAAGTTATTTCAGTATCAACCTTTCAAGCAATGGTACTGACTTTACGGAGGTCTATAATGGACAATCGAGCGGAACAACGACCAGTCTGGAAAACTTTGACTTTACCGATCAGAATGCCCGCTACGTGAAAATCATAGGAGGCGGCAATAACCAGAGCACCTGGAACAGTTATACGGAAGTGCGAATCAACCATGGCACTGCAGCCGGAGTTAATGACCTCTTCAATGGTGGTAAGAATCGTTTGGTGATATATCCAAATCCGATGGTTGGGCATGAACTGACTCTTGTTCTTAAAGCAAATGAAACTGGAAGCGTGACCGTTCAGATTACTGATGTGGCCGGGAAAACTTTAATTTCCAAGACGCGTAACATCGAAGAAAACAGCATTCATCTTTCTGATCTAAATCTCCCATCCGGCCAATATTTAATCAAGGTAAAAGCAAATGATATCGTACAAAGTGGATTGCTTATCGTGAAATAG
- a CDS encoding immunoglobulin-like domain-containing protein, with protein MKKILTFIVVSFCMILTSNAQNLIDFWNGYTASTATYATGEGSQANKWGWSTNPATAVTNWNTANGSGNIRYMDNVSGYDAGRLMYIRWDGVVSTSGKYYLKLDTINTTKLTAGHAYTFTWSYAWNSNGSAPTITTTVCTARDGSGAIAPLEVTGTNAAISGTSATFPLSTTAKSMTTGSLTFLASKDGDYYISFGANTASLCAIRDLSLVDKGTDYAALAELQKQTDALTLGDLSKPISSNLTLPTTAGTQGVTIKWASSNNAVVDTFGVVTRPQTYNALATLTATLSMVLNGKTYNQTKSFRVIVAPVTEMPTYMARWKFDNSDITSANGVVTVKDQYSGFVGTVKNEASIRTIGNPGSAQYNVLYTGNGSGYLDMGTEIGKAIYSLTDYTMCGYFRIDDDYTAINSNGNFYWTFSNTDSAMTKPTGYIIGSLKAESQSVSSNRYDNGNQATGANVNAGLGKWHHFAYTQSGNTGTVYIDGVQVAQSTTMTNLPATTLPKAGLTGTLYNWLGRSNYVADSYLRKTMLYDFQVLSTALTPDDIAVTGWNEGEEGVISTLGNLEAAYAENPNYVNTDLNDELANLTFAKLTSEDSAQVTTNLTLPTAGLLHNNVTITWSTSNDKVITAAGQVTRPDYYPYTVTLTANLSLNGQKVSKVFHPTVLVKPGTQFANDLLVKYDFANVTNDTIVTDAAEKHFTGVVKNASYAGIRTIGTAETGTYKVLALGDSIGYFDMGAEVGKLMYHLNDYTMTAYYRIDNTYANLTKAGNFIWNFSNSKDIINNPTGYLIASLRSQVQTLSSSNWNSEQSVTFATAALMGSWHNFTYTQSGTTGTIYVDGMPVATAAVTNLLSTTLPKDGVLGTLYNWIGRSCYTGDVYLRKTMVYDFRLYRKALSAEEIMTTDLNVGNTISLLDAAYNANSGAAGVSQVKASQYQVIATEGAIKITGLAGGEKVSVFDVTGRQFQVTNPSVIALTPGMYIVKVNGFVTKVVVK; from the coding sequence ATGAAGAAAATCTTGACTTTTATTGTGGTGTCATTTTGCATGATACTCACTTCGAATGCCCAGAATCTTATAGATTTCTGGAATGGTTATACCGCCTCTACGGCCACTTATGCAACAGGCGAGGGGTCTCAGGCAAATAAATGGGGCTGGTCAACTAACCCGGCTACTGCAGTTACAAACTGGAACACAGCGAATGGTTCAGGGAATATTCGTTATATGGATAATGTATCGGGGTATGATGCAGGTCGTCTTATGTACATCCGTTGGGATGGCGTTGTTTCTACTTCCGGAAAGTATTACCTGAAGTTGGATACAATAAACACAACAAAACTTACCGCTGGACATGCTTACACTTTTACATGGAGTTATGCCTGGAATAGTAATGGATCAGCTCCTACAATTACTACAACCGTTTGTACTGCAAGAGATGGTTCAGGTGCAATAGCTCCATTAGAGGTAACCGGTACAAACGCAGCTATCTCTGGTACAAGTGCCACTTTCCCGTTAAGTACTACTGCAAAATCAATGACGACTGGTAGCCTTACATTTTTGGCGTCTAAAGATGGTGATTATTATATCTCATTCGGTGCTAATACCGCGTCACTTTGTGCTATCCGGGATTTATCACTTGTAGATAAAGGAACTGACTATGCTGCGCTTGCAGAATTACAGAAACAAACTGATGCATTGACCTTAGGTGATTTAAGTAAACCGATATCTTCTAATTTAACTTTGCCGACGACAGCAGGAACACAGGGTGTGACCATTAAATGGGCTTCGTCAAACAATGCCGTTGTGGATACATTTGGTGTTGTGACCCGTCCGCAGACTTACAATGCGCTGGCAACTCTTACTGCTACGCTGTCTATGGTCTTAAATGGAAAGACTTACAACCAGACAAAAAGCTTTAGAGTTATCGTTGCTCCGGTTACTGAAATGCCCACTTACATGGCTCGTTGGAAATTTGATAACAGCGATATTACTTCAGCAAACGGTGTTGTAACGGTTAAAGATCAGTACAGCGGTTTTGTCGGAACAGTGAAAAATGAGGCAAGTATCCGAACTATCGGTAATCCGGGTTCTGCGCAATATAACGTTTTATATACAGGTAATGGTTCCGGTTATCTGGATATGGGAACTGAGATTGGTAAAGCGATATATTCATTGACTGACTATACAATGTGTGGATATTTCCGTATTGATGATGATTATACAGCCATTAACAGTAACGGTAACTTCTACTGGACATTCTCTAACACTGACTCGGCTATGACCAAACCAACCGGTTATATCATCGGTAGCTTGAAGGCTGAAAGCCAGAGTGTATCTTCCAATCGTTACGATAACGGAAACCAGGCTACCGGAGCCAATGTAAATGCCGGATTGGGTAAATGGCACCATTTTGCCTATACTCAGAGTGGAAATACCGGAACGGTATATATTGATGGAGTACAAGTGGCTCAGAGCACTACTATGACCAACCTACCTGCTACAACTTTGCCTAAAGCAGGATTGACCGGAACCCTTTACAACTGGTTGGGCCGTTCAAATTATGTGGCTGACTCTTACTTGCGTAAAACTATGCTTTACGATTTCCAGGTGTTGAGCACAGCATTGACACCAGATGATATCGCAGTGACCGGATGGAACGAAGGTGAAGAAGGCGTTATTTCAACCCTGGGTAACCTGGAAGCGGCTTATGCTGAAAATCCGAACTATGTAAATACAGACCTCAATGATGAACTTGCTAACCTGACATTTGCAAAATTGACCTCTGAAGACTCTGCTCAGGTAACCACAAATCTGACTTTACCTACTGCCGGATTGTTGCACAATAATGTTACCATAACATGGAGCACGTCAAATGACAAAGTGATAACAGCGGCTGGTCAGGTAACACGTCCTGATTACTATCCTTACACAGTTACTCTGACTGCTAATTTATCATTGAATGGTCAGAAAGTAAGTAAAGTTTTCCACCCAACCGTATTGGTTAAACCAGGTACACAGTTTGCTAATGACCTTTTGGTTAAATATGATTTTGCAAACGTAACTAACGATACCATCGTAACAGATGCTGCAGAGAAACACTTTACCGGTGTGGTGAAAAATGCCAGTTATGCAGGTATCCGTACTATCGGTACTGCTGAAACAGGAACCTATAAAGTCTTAGCATTGGGTGATAGTATCGGTTATTTCGATATGGGTGCTGAAGTGGGTAAACTCATGTATCATCTCAATGATTACACCATGACTGCTTATTATCGTATTGATAATACTTATGCTAATCTGACTAAAGCTGGTAACTTTATCTGGAATTTCTCCAACTCAAAAGATATTATTAATAACCCAACTGGTTATCTTATCGCTAGCTTGAGATCACAAGTTCAGACGCTCTCTTCTAGCAACTGGAACAGTGAACAATCTGTAACCTTTGCTACTGCTGCATTGATGGGTAGCTGGCACAACTTTACCTATACTCAAAGTGGTACTACAGGTACTATTTATGTTGACGGAATGCCGGTAGCTACAGCTGCTGTAACTAATCTGCTAAGCACAACTCTTCCAAAAGATGGAGTTCTTGGTACTTTGTATAACTGGATTGGTCGTTCTTGCTATACCGGTGACGTTTATCTTCGCAAGACTATGGTGTATGACTTCCGTCTGTACCGTAAAGCTTTGAGTGCTGAAGAGATCATGACAACAGATCTGAATGTAGGCAACACAATTTCTTTACTGGATGCCGCATATAATGCAAATTCAGGAGCAGCTGGTGTATCACAGGTAAAAGCTTCACAATATCAGGTAATCGCAACTGAAGGTGCTATTAAAATCACAGGCCTTGCAGGTGGCGAGAAAGTATCTGTATTTGATGTAACCGGTCGCCAGTTCCAAGTGACTAACCCATCTGTGATTGCATTGACTCCGGGCATGTATATCGTGAAAGTAAACGGATTTGTTACTAAGGTAGTAGTAAAATAA